The following nucleotide sequence is from Fusobacterium perfoetens.
AATAGATGGACGGAAAAATCCATTTAATGTATTTTTAACTATGATATATGTTTTTCCATAAGATATTTTTTTGTCTAATACTTTTGTAACATATACACCGTTATTTCCTACGAGATATCTTCCTGTTTCTATTATGAATTTAATATTTGGGTAATCTTTTTTAAAATTTTTAATTGCCTTTTCTGTTCTTTCTCCTAAATACTTAATATCTAAAGATTTATCGCTTTTAGAATAAGGAATTCCTATTCCAGATCCCATATTGATATATTCTAAGTTTACATTATTAAATGTAGATAATTTTTTTGCCATTTTCATAATATTATTATAATATTTTTCCAACAAAGAAGCTTCAAGTTCTTGACTTCTTAAGTGAACATGAATTCCACAGATTGATATTTTTGAAGTCTTATATTTTTGTAAATATTCATAAATCTGTTCTTCATCTATTCCAAATTTAGAAGAACTTCCGACTTCTCCATTAAAAGAGAAAGAAGGATTAATACGAACTCCTATTTTAATAATGTAATCTTTTTTTTCAGCAATAGCTTCAATTTTTTTTATTTCATTAAAACTATCAGCAATTAGTATTGCATTATCAATAGAATTTTCAATATCTTCTGTGGTCTTTCCAGGAGCTGAGTAAAAAATTTCTTCTTTTTTTAGTCCATGTTTTTCAGCTAAAAGTACTTCTCCTAAACTAGCAGCATCTGCTCCAATTCCAGAATTAAAAATTGATTTTAAAATATGCTCATTTGAATTGCATTTTACTGAATATAAAAATTTGACACTTGGAAAAGAATTTTTTAAATTTTCTATTTGAGAAAGTATACCTTTTTCTGAATATAGATAAAAATTATCATATTTTTTTGAAATATCAGATACTATATTGTTCCAGTCCATATATGCAACTCCTTTTTTATAATTTGTTGAGAAAATATATTTTTGAAATCATATTTAAAGTAGGTTTATATTTAAGTAATATTATTATACCATAAAAGATCATTTTCTATAAAATTATAATAATTTTAAAATGAAAATTTTATATTATTTTTTATTAATTAATTTTTTTAAATTCTTTAATAAAGTCAATTAGATAATTTGTAACATCATCTAACATTTGTTTTCCAAATTCTGCACTTGACTCAGACGGATCTAAATTTCCTACCCATCCATCACTTACTATTTCTTTTACATTTTTTAAGATTTTTATACTTCCGTTTTTAAAGTTAGCATTAATGGAATCAGAAAATTTTATATTTTCTGAAATATGTTTCATTTCTTGTTTTTTTAATAAGTTTAATTTTACACTGCTTTCTTTTATGGCCATAACAGCACTGGTTTCCTGTTTATCTCCATGTCCACCACTATATATTGGATTTAAGTCTCCTGCAAGTCTCCACCAGTCAACTACAATAATATCCATATTTTCAGATAATATTGTTCCTGCATCTTCTATAGCTGCTGTATTTCCCCCATGTCCATTTATAATGATAAGTTTTTTAGCTCCGTCATTTTTTATTGTTTCTATTATTTTATAGATGATGTTAAAAAGTGTTTCATATCCTATATCAAAAGAACCTGGGAAACCTTTGTGATAAGGGCATACTCCATATGGAATAGCAGGCAAAGAAATTACATTTTCTATATTTTCTATCTGCTCACAAAGATATTTTGGAATAACATAATCTGTTCCTAAAGTACTATGAGAACCATGTTGTTCTATACTTCCTATTGGCAAAACAAATATTGGACTATTTTTTATTTGTTCTTCTAATTCTTTCCATGTTAGATCTTCTATTTTCATAATTTTTCTCCTATTCTCCAAAATATTTATTTATTAATTGATCAAGTTCTCCAGAATTTTTCATTTTTTGTATTTCTATATTTACTTTTTCTATTAATTCATCTTGTCCTTTAGGAAAAACAATAGCAATTCCTTTACTTTCATTATCTTCAACTCTTCCAATTTCATATAATTTAGGATTATTTCCTAAATATTCATTTTTAACTTCTCCAGAAATAATGATCGCATCAATTTTTTGAGAGTTTAAATCCATTATCGCTCCAGTAAAAGAATTATAAAGGACTACATTGGCTCCTTCTATATTTTTAGCAAGAGTTTCTTGAAGTGTTCCTAATTGAACTCCTATTCTCTTATTTTTTAAGTCTTCAACTGTAGCTATAGGATTAGATTTATTTGCAATGGCAATCTGTCTTCCAACATAATATTTATCACTAAAATCTACAAATTTTTTTCTTTCATCTGTAGGTGTAAGTCCTGTTAGTACATCAACTTTTCCTGTTTCAAGTGCTGGAATTAATCCTTCAAAACTCATATTTGTATATTCAACCTTATAACCTAAATTTTCAAAGATTTTAAAGACAACATCAATGGAAAAACCTGTCACTTTATTTCCTTCTAAATATTCATAGGGCTTGTATTCTGCATTTCCACCTATTTTTATAACTTTTTCGTCTGATTTAGAATTACCACATCCACCTAAAAACATTCCTAATAAAATTGTTAAAACAAGCAAAAACTTTTT
It contains:
- a CDS encoding diaminopimelate decarboxylase family protein: MDWNNIVSDISKKYDNFYLYSEKGILSQIENLKNSFPSVKFLYSVKCNSNEHILKSIFNSGIGADAASLGEVLLAEKHGLKKEEIFYSAPGKTTEDIENSIDNAILIADSFNEIKKIEAIAEKKDYIIKIGVRINPSFSFNGEVGSSSKFGIDEEQIYEYLQKYKTSKISICGIHVHLRSQELEASLLEKYYNNIMKMAKKLSTFNNVNLEYINMGSGIGIPYSKSDKSLDIKYLGERTEKAIKNFKKDYPNIKFIIETGRYLVGNNGVYVTKVLDKKISYGKTYIIVKNTLNGFFRPSIAKLVSSYTKDEEPVAKEPLFTKIDAFEISTLKNSNLCEKVTIVGNLCTATDVIAEDVILPQLEYDDILIISNAGAYASVLSPMQFSSQKKPLEIFWCQNGKILI
- a CDS encoding creatininase family protein, which codes for MKIEDLTWKELEEQIKNSPIFVLPIGSIEQHGSHSTLGTDYVIPKYLCEQIENIENVISLPAIPYGVCPYHKGFPGSFDIGYETLFNIIYKIIETIKNDGAKKLIIINGHGGNTAAIEDAGTILSENMDIIVVDWWRLAGDLNPIYSGGHGDKQETSAVMAIKESSVKLNLLKKQEMKHISENIKFSDSINANFKNGSIKILKNVKEIVSDGWVGNLDPSESSAEFGKQMLDDVTNYLIDFIKEFKKIN
- a CDS encoding transporter substrate-binding domain-containing protein; the protein is MKKFLLVLTILLGMFLGGCGNSKSDEKVIKIGGNAEYKPYEYLEGNKVTGFSIDVVFKIFENLGYKVEYTNMSFEGLIPALETGKVDVLTGLTPTDERKKFVDFSDKYYVGRQIAIANKSNPIATVEDLKNKRIGVQLGTLQETLAKNIEGANVVLYNSFTGAIMDLNSQKIDAIIISGEVKNEYLGNNPKLYEIGRVEDNESKGIAIVFPKGQDELIEKVNIEIQKMKNSGELDQLINKYFGE